The Longimicrobiales bacterium nucleotide sequence AAGATTCACGCGAATTCCCCCACGTGCAAAGGAATGTTCTGCGCACTATGTACCCACCGGAGGTGACGAATGTCGATCGAACGCAGATGAACGTGCAAGTTTGGGGGCAGTGTATCGGTCAGTACTGGCCTAACCGAGTGGCTCCAACGAGGGGAAGAAACACTCCGAGGGCACCGGAGGCCGCATTAAGGGATGCCGCCGCCACGCAGATCGACCCGACGATGTGCGCCGACGGATCTACCCTGACCCCCTCTCCCGCAAACGCCATTCCGCGGAAGTAAGCACCATTCGTCAGTCGAAGCCTCCCCGTGACGAGGAGCATACCGACAATGCTGGAGCCGTCACGCAAAGTCAGGTCGCCGTGGATGATGATCAGACCGCGGCCTTCACCTCCTACAATGTCCACATCACCTGTGGACGACCGCACGACGTGGACCAATCCGCACGGCGTATCGACGGGGTCCGCCCCTCCCCAGTTCCAGGTCGCCTCCCCGCAGGAACCCAAGGAATCGAGCGGCGCGGGCGTCCCGCTGCGGCCGAGGGTAGGCGGGACCAGCCGATGGATATCGTCCATCGTGATCGCCCCCAATCCAATCGAGCCCGCCACATTACTCGGCTCCACCCCCTTCGGTGACCCCGCCACGAACGCCGAGTCGAGTGCCGATTCCATAGACGGACATTCGGCATCGGTCCAAAGAGCCTCGGTCTCGACGCGGGCAGCCCCTGAGCGGGACACGCCAGTTGGGACGGTCACCGCGCCCGTGAGACGAGTAAGCCTCGCGATAGGGTCAAACCGCCAAAACACAGCTGCCTCACTTGCCTGCCGCCCCTCCGACGCCTGAGCCTCGGCTTGGACAAACCATGATTCTCGTGAGAGGCGCGATACCCCGACACGCAGAGTGGCTGTCGGCACAGGCTCAATGTCGACCACTACCGACTCGCCGACTCGCACGCGGCCCGGGAGGCCAAGAAGAGCCCCTGGGAGCTGAACTAGTGCTCCCTCTGCAGCCTGCTGAGCCGCGGCCAGATCGTTCGCGATTCGGGACATCCTGAACTCGGCGGTAGCCACAAGAAGCGCACTATGAGCTAGTGCAGTGAGAGCCAACAGCAGTAGGAGTAAGAGCGGCAAGACAAATCCATCGCTCACACGCTTGAGATGTGGAGTGACCCCAATCATCGGATCTGCCGCGCGAGGCTCACCCAACGGGTCCAGTCGCCCCCGCCCTGCGACTTCATGACGATGCTCACCCCCAACCCGGCTCCACCAGTCCGGATCCCACTTTCCGGCGTAGACAGCGCGTTGCTCGTGAGCGGTTGTCGTCCACCTCGTCCGCGACGATAGCGCAGGGCTCCATCTGCGATGTGATAACTCCCCGACTCGAACAGACGGACCGCAACGAGCCCCGAATCCAAGACGCCCTCAACCGCCCACTGCTGAGCGGACCACCCCGACGGGCTAACTCCTAAACGCCACGAACAACTCGCACCGGGCCCCCAACGTTCGAGTGCCCTGACGTCCGTCTCTCCACTCTCGTAGACAAGCAGCACCGAGTCTTTTTCGGGATCAGGGTCCCGCCCTCCCCTGTATGTCACATCGAGCCGACCCGTTGTGATCAGACATGGAAACGCGACACCCCGGTATGCTCGGAGCACGATCGAATCCGCATCATGGACCATCCAATCCTCTCCCGGATGGCCTTTCGACAGCTCCGCCCTAAGAACCCATCGAACAATCCTGACGGTCTTCAATGCATCGGCGCGCTCAAGTAGGCCTTGGTGCAGCGTGTGCCCTCGGGCCAGGGCACCCAAAGACATCTGAACGAGGAGGAGCCCCAACACCAACGTCACGATCGCCTCAATAAGCGTCCCACCTCTCATCTCCTTGGTGTGCCCGATCATCCTGTCACCAATCTCCGGGTCACGATGTAGCTAATTGTGTCGCCCAAATGAGAAATCACTGCCACGCTGACCCGCCCATCCTCGGTGACATCCAACTGCAACTGCCCGAGGTCGAGCACGCGTGTCTCGGCCCCAGCGCTAGGAAAGCCTCCGATTGAGTCGAGAACATCAAGGGTCGCAGATGTCGCATCCTCGACTTCGATCGCTCGCCGAAGCTCCTTCGTCGCAACGACGAACATCGTTGCGACCCCAAGAAAGCCGACCTCAAAGATCAGAACACCGACGACGACCTCGACGAGCGTAAAGCCACGCTTCACCAGCGTCATTCGCGGCGGACCCTTCCAAAACTTGAGATCACCACTCGGAGCTGTGCGCTCCCACTTTCGAGGATGACCGTTCGACTCGCGAGCCGTCCCAGGCCGAGGGCGTCAAAGACGATTCGCGCTGCAGGTCGGCCGCCCCCCAGTCGCATGGTCGCGCCAAACGATCGCGCCAGGTCGACCTCGTTGACGATGGAGTCCCCGTGGACGATCCGCACCCATTGGGGAGACTCAAGGTGGACCGAAGCCCCACCCTGACCAACGCCCATCGACCGGGCTGTGGCGATTGAGGCGATCACCGACTCTCTTGCCGCGGCTGCGGAGGCATTGTCCCGATATCGACGGGCTGCGGGGGCCAATGCAGAGCCGCTCATTGCGAGCAGCGCCAAGACGATGGCCAACTCGATTAGCGTATGTCCCTTGGTCATGCCACGAAAATTGTTCGCCCCAGCGGGGCGACGGCATGGCTCTGCGGGACGTCTTAGTCGATCCCGGAGTCCGTGAACGACAGAAGCGATGTCGTGGTCGTGTAGGCGTACTCGTCCGCGCAGTAGATCTCCTGCCGCGAAGCCAGGTTCTTGATATCAGACTTCATGGCGGCGAAGTACGCCTTCTCGCGAGTCCCAGAGAACTTGGGAATGGCGATCGCCGCCAAGAGCCCGATGATCACCACTACCATCAGCGACTCGATCAGTGTAAAACCGTCCCGCGCTGTGCGATCCATAGAAAGCCACCCTGGAGGCTGCTCGGGGAGCGATCGGCGCGAACATCCCACCAGTGAAGCGACCCGGGCCATGCGGCCCGGGTCGTTCACTAGCAGCTACTCTGTCACACCCTCCTGGAAGGATGCAATCTGCATCAGCGAACTTAGCTGGTGCAGGCAACCTCACCCGGCGCAGTAGCCGTGGTGCTGCCGACGGTCGGCGTAGCAGCCGTTCCGTAGTAGATCACGCAGCCTTCAGCGGTGCCAAGGGCGGCGTGAACCGCACTAGCCGACCAGCCCGAGCTCGTAGCGGCGGACGCGACCGTCACACCGTCGGAGTTGGTGAACGACAGAAGCGTCGTCGTGGTCGTGTAAGAGTACTCGTCCGCGTAGTAGATCTCCTGCTGCGAAGCCAGGTTCTTGATATCGGACTTCATGGCGGCGAAGTACGCCTTCTCGCGAGTCGCGGAGAACTTCGGAATGGCGATGGCCGCCAGGATCCCGATGATCACAACTACGATCAGGAGCTCGATGAGGGTAAAACCCTTGTTGTCTCGCATGAGCGGGGACTCCAGGTGGTGGGTAGAACAGGGAACTGCGTTGTGCAACAAGGAAGCAAGGGAGGGTCCAACAACGGAGCGAGCACCGTATATCACACCACCATAACGAGTTACGCAGCCACCCTGTGCGTCTCGCAACCCTGTTAAGGCCGATATTGGTGGGGGATTCTGCACGATGCGGGCGAAATACCCCTCTTCTGCGGCAATGCGCGATGTCGTATTAGTTGGCTACGAGCGAGTCCACCGCGGCCCTACCGAATACGGCCACTTTGACTGAATCGACGTGGACGCGAGCGCGGCCTGACAGTTCAGCCGCCAACGCCGCGTCCAGGGCGGTACGAGCCGAAACGCTGTCACCCTCGGCCAGCCCGAGATACGCCATCGTGAGCCACTGTTGCCAGTAATTGCCCATTCCCTGGGCCTGGAGGGCGCTCTCTCGTGCGGAGGCAGCCTCGGCAAACCTGCCGCGCGCGGCCAAGGACCATGAGATGATATGCGGCCGAAGCGGGTCTCGATCGTCGATCATCAAGGACAGCCGACTGAATCGCTCCGCCAACTCCGGCTCATTCCACTCCGAGTAGATCTCTGCGAGAAGAGCTGGTGCCACGGCGAAGCCGGGCTCCCGGCGCCAGGCGTGCCGCAGGAGGCCCTCGGCACCCTCCAACATCTCATGCCGAATCAACGTCTGCGCCACATCAGTCGTGATTTGGTAGTGGGCATCCAGGAGATCGACGGCGATCCGGTACGACTGGAGAGCCTGCTTGGTGAGCCCCCTGTCCATAAACGCATCCCCGAGCACCCATTGGGACCGGCCGGAATGGGGGAAGTCCGCGACGAGCGCGTTCAACATGGCCGGGTTGTCTTTCCAGGTCGGGTTCCGCTCCCAGGTTCGAGCCGAGCCCAAAAGAACAACCAACCCCACCGTGACGAGAGCCACCTTCGGCCTAGCGACGTAGAACCGGGCGAACAACCACCCCGTAGCCGCCGCCAATCCCACAGACGGCAAGTACAGCGTCCGCTCGGCGAGCAACACGCCGGCCACAAAAAACACGTTCGCTACTGGGGAAAGCGTAAGCATGAACCATACGACCCCAAATCCAGCGGCCCGAGGCGAATTCAATCCGGATCTCATGGGGGCTCGGCGCCATGCGATCAACGCAGCCGCTAGAAGCGCCAACGCTAGAGCCGCCCCAACTGAATTGGCCAGCTTCCAACCGATCGAGATCGGAATCACACCAGGTGCGTAGTCTGACGAGAGATCGAGCGGCAGCACCCAGAGGCGGACGTAGTTCCCCCACACCTCGGAAATCGTCCAGATTCGCGGGACCTCGAGCAGCAGGTCCGCGCCGAGCGGCCCCAGCGGGTTGGCGATCGTCCCCAAAATCCCCAGTCTCGGGATCAGCATTAGGGCCGCCCCAATGATGAGCGCCGCGTAAACGCGCCATCGCTCACGCAGGTAGCGGAGAAGGTCCGCAAACGTCAGGCGCCCGCGGGACGCATCGAGCAGGAAGATGATGGCTGGGAGGGTCGCGGCTCCTTCCTTGGCTCCAAAGGCAACTGCGTACAACAGCCCGATCAGTACCGCGTCACGCCATCTGCTCTCAGGCGGCCCTCTCACATGGACAAGGCACGCCATGAGAAACAGGCCCGTAGAGACGAGTTCCGACAGTCCCACCAGGTTGGCGACCGCCTCTACGTGGACGGGGTGAATGGCGAAGACGAGCGCCCCGAAGAACGCGGCGCGCATCGACATCAACTCCCAAAGCAACAGAAGGACCAACGATGTCACGGCAACGTGCGCGAGCACGTTCACTAGATGGAAGAGCCACGGGGCCCCTCTAGAGACGATCCACTGGACCCCGAAGAGGGCCTGGGTGGTGGGCCTCCAGAGGCCGTTCTCCCGTCCATAAACGCCGGGCCAGTAGGGCGCAAAGATCGCAGACGGCAACGTTTCTATCGACTGGATCGCGCTGTTGTTGGCGATGATATGGTGGTCATCGTACGCGAACCGGTTGGGAACGGCGTTCGCGTAGACGAGTCCGGCCACGATGGCCACGGCCAACACGACCCTCTTCCGATTACGGAGGAACGCGTCCAGCCTCACGGACGACTCGTCGCATGAGCACGCGCCGCTTCCGCGGAGACGGTGTCCCCCGCTAGCTCGAGGAGATCCCCGAGCCGCGTCCAGTCCGAGACCGAAGTGGAATCCTGCCCGAGGGCTGCCCGTCGCGCTCGGACGGCAGCGTCCAGATCACCCTTGGCCACATAGGACTCGGAGACCAGGGCCCACAACCCTCGGTGGCTACCAACCCTCGCGAGGCCCGCCAGCGCGACAGCGTGAGCGGACCGCCCGTCTCCATCAAGAAGTTTTTGCTCGGACAGGCGTTCATAGGCCACTGAATAATCCGGCAGAAGTTGGATCGCGCGCGCCAGGAGTTCCTCCGCTCCTTCGTGATCTCCGATTCGATGTTTGAAGCCCGCCACTTCAACCAGGAGTTGATAGTTGTTCGGGGCAACCTCAAGAGCGATATCGTAGACGTCTCCAGCTTCGGCAAGGGCTCCGACTCGCTCGAGACCACCCCCGCGAGCGCGCAGAGCGAGCCAAGACTCGGGATGATCGGCTGCGAGGGTGCTCACGACGGAGTACGTGTCCATCCAGGCGGGGTTCCGCGTGACAGTGCGCACAAACATCCCTACAACGAAAACCGCGAACAGTCCGAGCAGGACTCTCCGGCGCGCCATTGGGATCTCACCCGCGAGGTGATGCACCATTCCTGCTATTCCCAAGGCGAGCCCGACAGACGGGAGGTAGAGCGTCCGTTCTGCCAAGACGATGTCCGCCCGGACCACGAGGTTCGAGACCGGAAGGATGGTCACGAAGAACCACAGAGCTCCGAGCGAAACGGTCGGGGCCCGTCGCCGAAGGAGCCAGGCGCCACCCAGGAGAGCGACGATCAGTACCGCGCCTGAAATCGCCTCGAGGGTCAGACTATGGGTGGGCAGAATCACGCCCGGTCCGTAGTCGGCGCTCAGGTCCAGGGGGAAGAACATCAGCCTGAGATAGTGCGGCCAGACCGTCAATGCGGTGAGCAGACGCTCCGGCACAGACAGGCCTAGCAGTGCGGGAGATGCACTCTCCCCCGTGAACGTGCCTAGGACCTCCCCCCGAACGATCACGTATAGGGCCATGACCGCGACCAAACCCACGATCGTCAGTGCTTCTTCACGAAACCGTTGTCTCAATCCGGCATCGCTATGTCGAAACAGCTTGAGGGCGATTAGGGCAGTTGGTAGGGTGATTGTGATTTTTTTGGACCCCATCGCGAATAGGGAAAGCGCCGCCAGAGCGAGCAATCGAAGGCCCCGCCTGAGCCCACCTGCGGGCCTCCAGTTCAGGTATACGAGGCAGGCACCCAAATAGCCCAGAGCGGCATACAGTTCAGCCCGCCCCATAACATTCGCGACCGCCTCCACATGCACGGGGTGAACCGCGAAGACCAGGGAGGCCAGGAAGGCAGGGAGCAACGGGACGAAGCGCAGCAGCAACGCCAATACCAAAAGACTAATGAGCCCCTGAGCTAAGACGCTGACCACGTGGAAGCCGAGTTCATCCCCTCCAAAGACAGCCCACTCCACGGCGAAGCTCGTGAGTACAACAGGCCGATAGTTACCCACACCCTGGGGAGCATCAGGCCAGGCAGGTTCAAGAAAGGCATCGGCAATAAGAGCCTCGGTAACCACAGGGTTCCCAACAATGAACCAGTTGTCATCGTACGCGAACCCGTTGCCCAACGAGGTCAGATAGGCCGCGACCGCGACAAGGAAGAGAAGCGTCCGCGCTCGAGGCAGAGATGTCGACACGGTGGGCGCGCTAGTCGCTTCGGTTAACCGGCACTCCGCCGCCATCTCCGATCGCCGGCGGGGTTCCGCTCGTCACACGCTCGGGGGCATCCCATGGGTCCACAGCAGGCGCACGCCATGTCGGGACACGTGGGGGTGCGAGGTTGTACTTGAGAATGCTCCAGAGTGCCGACACACCGTCTTTCCAGCCGATCTTCTTGCCCTCGGCGTACGACCGTCCGTTGTAACTGATCGGGAGTTCGTAGATACGGGCTCCCGCTTGGGCCAGCCTAGCTGTCAATTCGGGTTCGATTCCGAACCGTTGCGCGGACAGAGGAAGTGACTGGAGCAGCTCCGTCCTGACCATTTTGTAGCATGTCTCCATGTCGGTCAGGTTCAGGTCCGTGAACATGTTGGACAGGAGCGTCAAAAAACGATTCCCGATCGAGTGCCAAAAGAAGAGCACCCGATGTGGCCCGCCGAGGAAGCGCGATCCGTACACCGCGTCCGCCTTGCCCCTGAGAATCGGCTCAAGGAGGATGGGTAACTCGTGGGGATCGTACTCCAGGTCAGCATCCTGGACGACGACCACGTCACCGCGAGCCCTCCCGAACCCCGTACGGAGGGCACTTCCCTTTCCTCCGTTTTTCTCATGGAACACGAGCTGATCGATCAGCTTGTCGTCGAGTTTCCGAAGTAGGTCCCGAGTGCCGTCGGTCGACCCGTCATCGACGACGATCACTTCCAACGCCAGCGGGACCTCACGCACACGCCGCAGCAAGCTCTCCACCGTCGAGACTTCGTTGTAACACGGAATCACCACCGACAGGGTCACGCGGTCCCAGGGCAGCTTCTCCTGAGGCACTCTAGGGATGTCGATTCCGCTCATGACGATTCACGATCGTTGGATGGATATCTGTATTCAATGAGACGCCAACCTACTCCACCAGCTCCTAAGGGAAGGAACCACGGGCGAAAGCGCACACCAAGTGTCACTCCGCGATTCCATACCGATTGAGCTTCCGATACAGAGTGGACGGATCAATCCCGAGCACCTCTGCCGCACGAGACTTGTTGCCGCCCTCCGCCTGCAAGACCCACAGAATGTAGGCGCGCTCAATCACTTCCATCGTTGGGTTATCTGCAATCGGCTCTGCAGCCAGACGTGTCGGCGGCGCCTCTCGGACCCGCTCAGGCAATGAATCGCGAGTGACCGAACTGCCCGTCGCGACCACCGCCGCTCGCTCGAGTGCATTCTCGAGTTCACGCACGTTCCCCGGCCAGCCGTATTCTACGAGTGCGTCCATGGCTGCGTCCGAAATGTCCATGCTCTGATCGGCCCCATCCGACTCGGCTCGGGAGTCGAGGAAGTAGCGCGCAAGCAGAGGAATGTCCTCCTTCCTCTCCCTCAGCTGAGGAAGCCGCAGCTGGATGACGTTGAGTCGATAGTAGAGGTCACTGCGGAAGTCCCCTCGCTTGATTCCCTCTTCCAGATCGCGGTTCGTGGCCGCGATGATACGGGCGTGAACCGGGACCGGCTTCGTCGCACCTACCGGAATCACCTCTCGTTCCTGAAGGGCCCGGAGGAGTTTGACCTGAGTCGCTGGGCTCGTTTCTCCGATTTCGTCCAGCAAAAACGTACCTCCGGCCGCTGCAACCAAAAGACCATCCTTGTCTTTCACCGCTCCCGTAAACGAACCCTTCACGTGGCCGAAGAGTTCGCTCTCGAGGAGACCCTCGGGAAGCGCTCCGCAGTTGATCGACAGGAACGGGCCTTCGGTGCGCTCCGATAGCTCGTGGATGTAGCGGGCGACCACTTCCTTCCCCGTGCCGCTCGCGCCCGACAAAAGAACGGTTGAGTCCGTGGATGCGACGGTCTCGGCCAGCTTCAGTGCCGCCACAAAATTCGGCGCGACACCGATGGGCCTGCCTGCCGGCCGGCCTTTCCCCGTCCGAATCTCCTTCTTGAGACGCTTGTTTTCGACACGAAGCTGTCGGGTCTCCGCCGCACGCCTGCAAATAGCAAGCAACTCCTCGTTGGCGAACGGCTTCTGCAAGTAGTAATAGGCTCCCTCGTTCACCGCGCGCACCGCCGACTGAAGAGACGCCTGTGCAGTCATAAGGATGACGGACATCTCCGGATCGACCTCGTGCGCCCGAGCCAGCACCTCGAGGCCCGTCGCACCGGGCATCCTGATGTCTGTGAGGACGATGTCCGGAAGCTCCTGGTCGAGGGCATCCAGAGCCTTGGACCCAGAATCGGCTACGGCGACCTGGTATCCCTGCCCCCTGAACAAGATGGACAGCGTCTCGAGGATCGCGGTCTCGTCGTCCACGAGTAGAATCTTCACTGGATTTTTCATGCTCCGCCCTCCGCGGTATCACCGGGAAGCCCAGGGAGATAGATCAAGAAATGCGCACCGCCCTCGGGTGCTCGCTCCACTAGCGTCACTCCTTGGTGGGCTTCAACCGCACGGTGCACCACGGCGAGCCCAAGCCCGCTGCCCGAGTCCCGGGTCGTAAAGAAGGGATCGAAAATTCGCGCAGCGACCTCGGGATCGACGCCTGGGCCACTATCCCGAACGC carries:
- a CDS encoding prepilin-type N-terminal cleavage/methylation domain-containing protein; protein product: MDRTARDGFTLIESLMVVVIIGLLAAIAIPKFSGTREKAYFAAMKSDIKNLASRQEIYCADEYAYTTTTSLLSFTDSGID
- a CDS encoding sigma-54 dependent transcriptional regulator; the encoded protein is MKNPVKILLVDDETAILETLSILFRGQGYQVAVADSGSKALDALDQELPDIVLTDIRMPGATGLEVLARAHEVDPEMSVILMTAQASLQSAVRAVNEGAYYYLQKPFANEELLAICRRAAETRQLRVENKRLKKEIRTGKGRPAGRPIGVAPNFVAALKLAETVASTDSTVLLSGASGTGKEVVARYIHELSERTEGPFLSINCGALPEGLLESELFGHVKGSFTGAVKDKDGLLVAAAGGTFLLDEIGETSPATQVKLLRALQEREVIPVGATKPVPVHARIIAATNRDLEEGIKRGDFRSDLYYRLNVIQLRLPQLRERKEDIPLLARYFLDSRAESDGADQSMDISDAAMDALVEYGWPGNVRELENALERAAVVATGSSVTRDSLPERVREAPPTRLAAEPIADNPTMEVIERAYILWVLQAEGGNKSRAAEVLGIDPSTLYRKLNRYGIAE
- a CDS encoding tetratricopeptide repeat protein; translation: MSTSLPRARTLLFLVAVAAYLTSLGNGFAYDDNWFIVGNPVVTEALIADAFLEPAWPDAPQGVGNYRPVVLTSFAVEWAVFGGDELGFHVVSVLAQGLISLLVLALLLRFVPLLPAFLASLVFAVHPVHVEAVANVMGRAELYAALGYLGACLVYLNWRPAGGLRRGLRLLALAALSLFAMGSKKITITLPTALIALKLFRHSDAGLRQRFREEALTIVGLVAVMALYVIVRGEVLGTFTGESASPALLGLSVPERLLTALTVWPHYLRLMFFPLDLSADYGPGVILPTHSLTLEAISGAVLIVALLGGAWLLRRRAPTVSLGALWFFVTILPVSNLVVRADIVLAERTLYLPSVGLALGIAGMVHHLAGEIPMARRRVLLGLFAVFVVGMFVRTVTRNPAWMDTYSVVSTLAADHPESWLALRARGGGLERVGALAEAGDVYDIALEVAPNNYQLLVEVAGFKHRIGDHEGAEELLARAIQLLPDYSVAYERLSEQKLLDGDGRSAHAVALAGLARVGSHRGLWALVSESYVAKGDLDAAVRARRAALGQDSTSVSDWTRLGDLLELAGDTVSAEAARAHATSRP
- a CDS encoding type II secretion system protein; the protein is MTKGHTLIELAIVLALLAMSGSALAPAARRYRDNASAAAARESVIASIATARSMGVGQGGASVHLESPQWVRIVHGDSIVNEVDLARSFGATMRLGGGRPAARIVFDALGLGRLASRTVILESGSAQLRVVISSFGRVRRE
- a CDS encoding prepilin-type N-terminal cleavage/methylation domain-containing protein, translating into MRDNKGFTLIELLIVVVIIGILAAIAIPKFSATREKAYFAAMKSDIKNLASQQEIYYADEYSYTTTTTLLSFTNSDGVTVASAATSSGWSASAVHAALGTAEGCVIYYGTAATPTVGSTTATAPGEVACTS
- a CDS encoding glycosyltransferase family 2 protein; the encoded protein is MSGIDIPRVPQEKLPWDRVTLSVVIPCYNEVSTVESLLRRVREVPLALEVIVVDDGSTDGTRDLLRKLDDKLIDQLVFHEKNGGKGSALRTGFGRARGDVVVVQDADLEYDPHELPILLEPILRGKADAVYGSRFLGGPHRVLFFWHSIGNRFLTLLSNMFTDLNLTDMETCYKMVRTELLQSLPLSAQRFGIEPELTARLAQAGARIYELPISYNGRSYAEGKKIGWKDGVSALWSILKYNLAPPRVPTWRAPAVDPWDAPERVTSGTPPAIGDGGGVPVNRSD